From the Ipomoea triloba cultivar NCNSP0323 chromosome 8, ASM357664v1 genome, the window aaaaaaaaaaaaaaaaaaaaaaaaaaaacagaccaACGACAAAACCAAATAACAAAACTAGTCTAGGATTTGAGCATGCTGCCACTGGTTTTTCTGTACCTTCCATTTCTCCCCCCTATAAATACACCCCCATACTTATCCCACTTCTTGTACTGTCTTTTTTCACCACCTACCTTCATTCTTCACACCCAAAATTGGgatttttgtaaatcaaaaaaaaaaaaaattaaagatttcaaGAATGAATCTTTCAGGTTCTGAGTGCAGTTCTGGGTGCCAATCTGGCTGGACAACTTATTTTGATCAGAAATCAAATTCTGAAGATCAATACAACAGCAGATTTCATGGTGAAGATCATAGGGGAAAGATGGGGTTTTGCAGTGAGGAGGATGAGGATTTGTCTATGGTGTCTGATGCATCCTCGGGGCCACCACATTTTCGCGGTGGCCTCGAGGacgaggaggaggaagaagaagaagaagaagagtattTGTATAAAGGGAAGCAGAAAAGGAAAAGTACAGAGATTTGGGGTGATAAAGAACAGAGGTGTTATCTTGATGATACTGCTAGCTCCCCTGCATTGAGTTTCCCTTTTAAGGTTCAATGAAACAGCTCTTTTTTAGGTTTTTTGGAATTGTTTTTTCATTGCTTGTTTGATTGTATGGTGacattttggtttttttttttggtttccagGAAAACACAGCTTCCATGGAGAATAATGTTCCTGGTGTCTCTGATCTTAAGGTTCTTGTCTGAATTCTCTCCCACtgtcctttttcttttctccattttttttatagtcaCGGGAAAACCTGTAGCCACTACCCGATGGGTACACTGGGTAAACCCCACCCTGTGACTTTAACAGACAAAGAACTATAAAATCAAGATGATCAGTAAACCAGGCTAGGTTGTCCATAATTGTCTGACTTAAACCAAAATGACCAATAGTCCACTTTGGgagtcaaatttttattttcttcattttagCATTTAGCAATGTTGTGTTGTTAATGCAATCTGTTATTCCTTTTTCAGGGTAAATCTGTTCTTGGGAAGCACTTTGGATTCTTGAAATCATCTAAAAGTGGCAAAGCTGCTTCACTCAAATCTGGTGAGTTAACACATTATTCTGCTCAAGCTGATGTTTCTTTACTGCattctatgaaaaaaaaaaaaaaacagtaaattTTGCTGCAACTCTTTACACTAATGCCATGTTCAACATCCTTAAAAACTCCAAATTTGTGATGATGAGTGTGTTTCTTGACAGGTGGTATGAAGGGGAGAAAGTAGCAGAGAGAAATGGCAAAGTTCATGTTCTCTGTCTCTACTGCTGCACCTGCAGATGATGAATAGAGAAAGAAGATTTGTTATttgttatctttttctttttcccttttttttaggTGGGGGTGGATCAATGATCTTGATCATGATCATGGatgtaaatagaaaaaggcatcaGATTTATTATgtagattttctttttttggagCAACGAGGGAAACTCACAGCCACTATTCGAGCGTGTGCACCTGATAAACTCGTCTTGTGGCTAGACCTTAGCTAGTAAACGATCACAAAGAGATAAATTAGTCTGGActggctcaaactaagaaggtaGATTAATAGACTGCTCGCTTCGGGAGTAGAACTTGTATGTGTATCGTGTTTTTTTATCTTCTCTCCTTTGAATATGTTAATCCATCTTTGCTATTTGTTCCTGTCTATGTAATGGGAAACAACCTGAAAACATAAGAAGAAAATTTGTGTTTATAGTTTGGCAGTTGCAGCAGATTATCTTTCACCATCAGTAACAGTAGTCACAGCATAATAAGAactgtgttttttggtgatttaCCAAATGGCTACTTTTATTCTCATGTGTTTTCTTGACATAGTCACGACTGTCATGTGTACAACTAAAATATCTTAACCACGTGAAAGTGACTAGAAAGTTGAAATATGCTCATTCCGATATGAGTTATATTACATATACccttaaattttattctttaaattttaCTCTGTAATGTAGCGAGCACGAATAAGTTAATTTTCAAAGCGCTGAATTTAACTTATTGGTTCAAAAGTGATTTTTAAAGTCTTATTCAAGCGATAAGGTGAATCACTAAGAGGTCTAAAGTCTTAAAAAAATCGATTAGAGCCTTCAGAGGTGACgctaatgtattaaaaaaaatcatattctcACACATGtgcaatgatcaatgaaattgATTGAGAAAAGGCAGACACAAGATGCAAAACACCacagcccccccccccctccccaccCCCATTGCATCAAATCCATGAATAGTCTCATGAGTCTATCCAAGAACAAATCAATcttattaatttgaaaaaatgcGTTTCGTTTCAACTATAACGTTTAATTAAGCAAATAGACAGTATTTTTTAGATCTTTTATCTACTTTGATGTCgaatttaatgatatattttatcacaattaaaattggaaaaagggtcaaataagccctcgaactttacctaaaagtgcaattaggcccccaaACATTCAAAAGGTTCAATTACACATacaaacttgtcattttgggGCATTTAAACCCATATGACCGGTTGTTCCAGGTGAACAACCGGTCATATTTTTCCGACGAACATTCCGACCACCGGCGGCCGGAATGTTCATCCCCAACAATGGAGAAGACGAAAGTGTTCGTCTGGTCGTCTTCTCCGGCACTGGTTAACCAGTGAACCACACTGGTTCGTCTTCTCCACCGGAGAAGACAGACTTATCCGATGTTCGTCTTCTCAACGGGGTGTTCGTCTTCTCAGTTGAAAAGACGAACGAACCAATGTGGTTCGTCTTCTCCGATGGAGAAGACTGGGAAGACGAACAGTCTTCTCCATGGGAGACAGTCTTCTCCATGGGAGAAGACGAACCACACTGGTTCGCCTTCTCCAACGGAGAAGACGGTTGGGGATGAACATTCCGGCGGCCGGCGGCCGGAATGTTTGTCGGAAAAATATGACCGGTTGTTCACCTGGAACAACCGGTCATATGGGTTTAAATGCCCCAAAATGATAAGTTTGTGTGTGTAATTGAACCTTTTGAAtgtttgaggggctaattgtacttttaggtaaagtttgagagcctatttgaccattttcccattaaaattttaaactaataGTTAAATTGGGGAAAATATCATATATGAATTATGGAGATTGATTATTCACTCTGAGgctctattttttttcctaccAAAAAGAACCCCACACTCTAATGCCAGCTACCAATAAACCctatataattacatttctcaattattgaattttgatttaatgAGAGAAGAAGTGAATGATGCAAGAAGGAGAGAGTTTTAAATTAACTTGACATAATACTGTTGCAACTTCCCATTCTTCCAAATCTTGAAATGAAGGTGTGATCATATCTTGGAGCATGAAATGAGATTAAGGAAAAGGACAAGAGCTCCAGCTATGTGTCCTGAATCCTGACAATCTTCATTCCATGGTACACTAATAATTGATATAATATCATAGAGAAGAATTCAATTTTGAATCATTGAAATAATATGCACTACgtggcttcttttttttttgctaggTGGTCGATTCAaaatccagaaaaaaaaaatatttcttttaaaaataattaaataacaaagaaataataaaaccaTACCCAAtaatttccttcttcttcttttttttttttttttttttttttttttttttgcaaattcttTACCGATTGACCATTAA encodes:
- the LOC116027875 gene encoding uncharacterized protein LOC116027875, which codes for MNLSGSECSSGCQSGWTTYFDQKSNSEDQYNSRFHGEDHRGKMGFCSEEDEDLSMVSDASSGPPHFRGGLEDEEEEEEEEEEYLYKGKQKRKSTEIWGDKEQRCYLDDTASSPALSFPFKENTASMENNVPGVSDLKGKSVLGKHFGFLKSSKSGKAASLKSGGMKGRK